TTATAGATTTTTATAAGATGTATTGTAAGaaactggattgtaaaaagctgagTTTGTTTGGTATTCTGGATTATGGGAGGGTTGGATTACGGTTTTTATTGTGCAATGTCTGTAATACCCCTAACTATTGTGagtgcatattttttttaatcattttgtatgttatttttcatattttttaatacagATTCATAAATTAAAATAGCAAATGATACATCATTCATACAAAATTACTTTTGTCCTTACAAATGACCTCTCATTAACAATCTACTATCTCGCAGCAAATAAAGCATCAGTGATACTATCACAAAAGGCATTCATATCAAGAGTTTCATCTCCTAATTCATTGTGATCACTTCCTTGAGATGAAGTTGTTGGACCCAGAATGAActtttcatcttgatcacacatCTCAAAATCTTCATGCCTCAAAGCACTATCTTAAATGAATTTATGGAGAGCCATGCATGCAATGATTAATTTTGTTTACTTAACCATAGGATAACTTGGCAAGTCTAATAatattcttcacttcatcttcaaaacaccaaatgatcGCTCAATCACATTGTGGAGAGATGAATTCAAGTGTTTATAAATTTCTTTTTTACCACTAGAACCGGGGCCTTGATGAAACTCATGTAAATGGTACTTCTCTTCTTTATATGGAGCTAAATAACCCGCTCGGTTAGGATAGCCCGAAACAACAAGatagtattttttttgaaagagaACACTCGATTTGagaaataattatgaaaatgtTGCACGTGAAATGGCAATGAAGCCATATTTTATAATACCTTGTGTAGGATGTGGAAACTTGTTTACACAAAATCTCATTGGACATTTCATGTCATGTATCAAGCCTGTCTATCCAGTAGCAATAAAAGTGAATATCATATCAAAGTCACATATGGCCAAAACATTTTGAGTTGCATATCCATGACGTCCAACATGTGCAACCAAGTTTGTTGAAGGCACACTAACAGATACATGTGTACCATCTATTACACCTATGCGGTTATTGAAATGTGGTGTAAACCGAGGATCTTCAAGTCTAGCATGCACCGTCCTGAACTTTGGATCCGTTGGTTTGATAAGATCTCGTGCAAGAAGATCGACACTATCCAACACTTCAAGGAATTTCCTACTAATTGTTTCGGTTGACCTCTCGAACTGGTTTGCAACTTAGACAAATGACCATGGACCACCAATGGTCCATAGAAACATGCCTAAATATTCAATAGAACCCATACTTCTAGTTGACTTCAAACCATAATTTGACACTAACAACTCATATAGTGGACTGCGTATTATCCAATATGCCTTTCATTATCTTAACCATGAGGTTCTTTCCCTTCTTTCCCAGGCTATTAACACAATTGTTACTACCACCTCGCTTTAGTGGATTGGTAGCCTTTCTAGTGTTGTTGCTATCCTCAGATtctccatcttcctcctcaacttcctcatcatcaccattgttCTCATTTCCTTTCACTCCTTCACTGggaacacaagaagaagaaccatcCACTTCACTATAATCAAACATCCTCTCAAGCTCAGAAAGTCACTTAGGTGGACCATTTCGAAGCTTCTTCCATTCATAATGATTCTAAAAACCAAAGAAGGTAATGTTAAAGAACATATATGTCACAAAACAATGAATTGGAATAATGAATATGTAAAAGAGATTACCTTTGTTAACTTCCCACCAATTGTTGTCAGCTACAATTGTTTGTTTAGCAATATCCCATCCAAGTACAGTAGCTTTATTGATGGTTAACCGGAATGTGTATAGACCCTTAAGTGTATCCCATTAGTTTTTTAATCACAGTCTTGAATGACGCTTCCTTGTCCTTGTAAAGAACTTCTGACCAAGGTTCTTGTATGCTATGTTAGTCAATATTCCAAGAGGTCTATTTTCAGCATCTATTTCCTCAACACATATGTCACAGAACACTCTATTATGAAATGAATCTCAATTGGCTTTATCGAAAGGACCATTATCCATCTATTGTTTTACAAATATGAACACATCTTGAACTGAGGATAATTGCATATATCACTGAAGAACAACGGATATAAAAAAGAGCATGTATAGTTCAAAAGGAATGAGTATATTATCCTACATTGAAATTACAAGATTACGTGTCTGTCCAAGCACCAACCCATCAGCCATCaatgaaaactgaaaaactcgCAACGAAACAATAGAgtcaatagaggaaaactagaaagagAGGAACATAAGCATAAGATGCAACATGAACTTCATTACTTGCAAAGAGCATCCCTATTTTTGGCAGATTATAAggtattttacatataaaaaaCTCTCATCTAATACATAGcctaagcactcatctctctTCTAAAATTCTACCACATAACTCTtaaatggctagctcaaaggGCTCAACCAGCtctcctctctatttatagctaaggttccttgacccctaagtttcctagattatttttaaaatacccctctctttcAATACACTCCTACTTACCACCAAGGATATTTTCATCCATTTTTTCTCGTTTACCATACGATCGTGgcgcctttatgacttagcttcgtcttgacGCAAACTTCGTGATGATGGCACATGCACTCCTCCTTCCCacaattttgaggccaaaccacgaaaccacattgcacgcttctcaaagcatgaatcaccaccacttgcttacaccttaagcaagcctcactatgtcgacacgtgtatccatcttgcaatcttaaccgccagcaagtctctcccgctcctaatCCCTCGgcccgccttgtcacttgcacgggcatcactttcacttgactttatcaacaaaCCGTCTTCGTCCGTCTTTTCATGATTTGCCTGCTTTCCatgtgtacagttaggatcactcttgactccgtctgacctccttgatcgtctggcaccaagcacgtCGTTTAGCCTCGATCATCCCACCATCGATCGTCAAGtttcatccatcacctgcactccataagacaagcaaacacatatctccaactccatagTTAAGCATAAAGTCCAGTTAGCCATCATCAAAATCTCTATTGAAACACATCACACAGAAAacatgaacatcggatgatccgatgtcaCCCTCAGcataagcaccggaccatccattgtGTACATCTCTTCCTGCTCTGTAAACCTcctgaaaaatactccggtgaagaaTTGCTCAGAAATCCAATcgtcggactatctggtgtgtacatccTTACCAGACACGATTTGCAacatctctgaaaaaattagtccgacATGCCCAGCTttccatcaccgaaccatctggtatACACTTCAAATCTTGCTTCTGCATTGAAATACTTAAGCATGAAACCTTCTAAGTGCTGGACCATCTGATGAATTCACTTTTCTAAACgacagatcatctggtgaggcaaattttACTGGAGTTAGAGATAAAAATGTCAATCCATTTTCTATACAACTTTGATTAGTCATGATCGTACTTGCAATATATAAACATACTCATACAACTCTAAAATTATCAATCTTGTCAATCATTtattatatataaattaaaatacATTTCAATTTAGTTTCTTACATCGTGAAGGGAACCATATGTCCGCTTGTCCTTCAGAGCATCAGGGAGCTCCTCAAAGTATCTTTCAGCATGTGAAACACCGCGTACTTAGCAATCAGATCCAACTGGATTGCCATATCACTTGATGAGAGCGGATATCTCTCTCTGTGTCATCCAATCATAAACCTGTGGATGTCACAGGAAATATCTGTTGAGAACCAATATCAAGACATTACTAGCATCTCGCAAAAAAAGACATTACTAGTAGGCACAGCAAGACTCTGAATTTTAACACTTTGTCATTAATTTTCACTATCGTAGCGTGAGCACTGAAAAGGATTGGTGAGATTGGCTGAAATCAAACTAATGTTCCGAACTTTTGTTGTTGCTCTAGCGCTGCTTGAACATGTTATGTTAATTCCTGCATGTTTTTGCTTATCGTTTTCCAGTCCAATAGGTTAGAGAGTCGGTTAGAATCCTGAGTCACAGAGTCTGTTGTTTATCTGACCGATATTTTCGTCAGGGTCTGGACCAACTCCAACGCTTCACGATTCCGAGTTGTGGGATGGCGCAGCTAGAAAAACGGGATCATGGAGTGTTAACGTGGTCATTATGTAAATGCTGTCGAGTTTTACATTCGCTATTTAAGCAATAAAGGTCAGAGAAAATCGCTGCAACAATTGCAGCACAAAACACTGAAGAGGCCTGGCGACCAGAACTGTAGCTCGGCTTGCCGGGAAAAGTCCAGACTTCAGTGAGCGGCGATTTCAGTGGCCGCCGGGCGATTGATCGAGCGATCCAATTGATTGTTTCCCAACAGAACAGTGGGTTCGCTTCAATTTAGTGCCAAGTTCATAATGAACAGGTGCATTGGCTGAAATCAAAGGGAAACAGGTCGCTGAGAGATGCGACGCAGGCGGAATGCATGGCTACCTGGAGCGCAAGGTTGAACCTCCGGAAATTGCGGAGCTCCTTGGCGATGCAGCAGAGCTCCCACTTGCCGAGGCGGCGCTCGCCCTCGTCCCAGGCCCCCAGCGTGCGCTCCACGGGTCGCCCGCCGTGCCCCACCGCGATGCGACGGTAAAGGGTGCCCCACAGCAGTGGCGCACGCCGCTCGTAGTCCACCGTCCCGTAGCTGTGCACCTTCGCCACCTGCTGCCCCGCCGatgacgccgacgacgacggcggcgacggggctgaggaggaggccgcgcaCCTCACTGTTGCTGCCGCCGCTGCGACGCACGGCCGACGTGGCGATGGGCGCGCCGGGGTTAGGGGTGAGGAGGAGGTGACGAGGTGGAGCAGCATGGCGAGCGGGTGGGGAgagcggcgaggaggaaggCAGCTTCCGTTGCGGATGAAGGGGATAAGAGTGGCGAGCTGGAGCCTGGAAGCGGAATGGGCGGTTCCGCTGGTGCTTCGAGATTCGTGCGCGGGGATCCGCGCGATCCGGGCCCACGGCTCGCTGCCTTCGCCTCTTCCCGCGCGGATTCGTATTTGTGGGCTGTGATTCGTTTCCCCATGGGCCGCGGTTCGGCCTATTAAATCCACGACGGCTCTGCCCCCACCTCGGGTCTACGTGGAAATCTGGTTAGCCCATCTTCGATCgatactttaaaattttgtcatttataatattattatagcatcccctaatactattatagtatcctctattttttctatctttaGCAGTTATtatatttcctatcttctattACTTTCAATCTTTCCTCGAGCCCACAATCAtctcctgtgaatattaatatGGGCGCTCCATACCTTACGCATATTTGCCGTCGTTCTTCTGCTAAAGTAACTTGGCTGCATCCCTGTAGCACCGAATGCGGCATCTACTGGACCGCGATGATGGCTGCCCCGATCGGCAAAAAGAGCAAAAACATGGCAGCACAGTGATTTGAGGAGTCTGCTGGAGCTGACCTTATCTTGTTTcgaagtcaaaaaaaaaatccatttatGTATATCAATATCTGGGATATTAATTTGGCAACCATTGGGTGCACTACCAACTTTTTATATTTGTGTTACACATTCAGAAATTCTAAAACGTGTTCACTTTAACTAGGTATGAAAGGTAGGGCCGGCGATAGCTTTCCATTCATTCTCTCGGGACGTCTCCCTTTTCTTGCGTATTTTCAACTTCTTAGAGCATCCCTaatcatatttctttcatttcgtttccttcctgattcccttcctcgttctcattccctttattttctctcatctctaacagttttcTTTCGAAACGATTcgtgaagaaaaagaagagataatACTATCATAAAGAGAATGTCTTTGGGAATCCCTTCGTGGTGAAAACCGTGAAGGAAGATCGTTGGAGTactgaaagaaacaaaaatcctTTCGCGAAGGGATTCTCGCATATGAAGGAAATCCCTTAAGGATGCTCTTATTCCCCTTCTCCATTCCCCAATTCTCAACTTCCCACACCCCACCTTTACAGCCTCATCCTGGAGCCATCGACCAGAAGCTCGCTGTCCGTGTTACTTGCAACGCACAAGTGCTCGTGTCGTCCTATTTGTTCAATGGAACGCTATGCATGGCAAGAGCATGTCGTTCACTTGGGATGCTGCAAGATCTCACCACCTCTAGCTGTTGGTAGGTGCCTCCGGTTATCTTAGACGAGAAGTTTCAGATCCAGCTATCTTAGGCAAGAAGTTCCAGGTCCCGATTCGAAACTCAGAGCTTGGGGGTGAGTTTTGATTTGAGTTAAAATTATGAGATAAAATTCAATATTCCAAGTCAAAAGTTTCCAGATTCGAATGGAAGGGAAAATTTTCTAGTTGGAAGttttggatttgaattgaatgtgtTTGTTTCAAGTTGAAAGTTATGAAATTGAGTTGAAATTTGAGACATTgctatacaattttttttattcaagtTGAAAGATGGGATCTTGGAGGATTTGAAGTGTTTAGAGGAGGATGTGAGCAGCTAGCAGCCTACGCCCTACACTGGGAGGGAGCGGAGGTAAGTTTTCTAACTAGCAAATACAAAACTTCAAGAGTTTACTAATGAATCAATTACAAGCAACTATTTACCAAAGAATAGAAGGAATAAATTCTGATAAAGTTAGCTCTGTTGCATTGTAATGATGTATAATAGAAAAGATAATGCCTAGAGTGCCTAGAGTGTTGGCATTTACTTCAAACCATGTATTAATAGGTGTAACACTGAATTAGAGAAATCATTAAAACATAATGGGTAGTTAAATAGAACAATATCCTGTTCAAAAGATTCAACAAGTAGCATTGCATTGGGACAGTTACAGGTGATTATATCACTTGGAGAAAGGGCTGTTAAGCTGTTTAATTTGTGCTTTTAAGCAGCCAAATCAAAATTTTGGCAAATTTCTGACAAATAAAACGGTGTTTGGTCTAGAATCGTGCAAAAATTTGGGGAAAAAACTATATGTAGCTATGATGCAGATGCCTTCTCCTGCAATACCGCTTGGATGGTCGCCACCTGTTTCTATAGATCTCAAAACGGCGGACGATGtccaaatagaaaattatattGTATGCTCATTACTTGACGTATATGATTAGCGTTAAGTGAATCTCGTTCATCACTTTGAGATCCACTAGGGAAAGGTGGTGGTCATCCGGCCGATGCTGCAAGAGGAGGCGTCTGCAACATCActgcatagatttttttttttccaaaatctGGGGCAAACTTTTCTCACGCTCAGATTTGGCTTAGTAGTCTAGGCAATGCAAAACTTCTAAAAGTTGACCGAATTCTCGTATGAAACCAAGTGATGAGGAAAATGAGGTCACTAGAGGTGTTGCTACGTTACCTAAGGCCATGGACGATTGCACATATCACCCATCCACAGTATCGTCATCCACATTGTCTTGCTCAACAGTCAAGACGCTCTGCATTGCAGACACCGCCATGCACAACTGGGCAAAACAGGTGAGCGAACAAACCCTACATCACCAACTGCAAACTGCAAATTACGTACatcactctctaatatctttattttttccatttttttgaCAACGAGATGATCTCTTTGCCATACTGAGATATAACTTATAATTTCTCCAAGAGCCATACGCTACACAATCCAGCAGAAACCCGGTCCGAAAGCAGGCTACAAATGTTAGCTGAACGGACAATTTGACGCACATTGTTATGTAAATCAGGGGCGATGACGATAACGGCACACACATGAACAAACCGTCAAACACCCCATCGGTGGTCGGTAAATAAAGGCACCACGATTCATGAAGCTAAAGGGAACTACTACTACTGCCTGTCCCTAAGTTGCTTGCTGATAGGAGCTGGGAGCTGGGAGCCTGGGACTATGGTTGCTTGAGGTGCCCCTCCTCTTCAGCAACCCTGACCATGGAGGTACCGCTGCGGGTTACAGAGCTCAACTGAGATGGTTGACAAAGAAGTTCTGCCTCTGCGTGCCGTGCATTGAGAGGAATCTCCAGCAGCAAGTCTTGATCAGAATTGTCATCGGTGTACTGCGGAGGGACCAACAATGATAATTTTTCTGGGGGTAACATGAATAAGTTCAGTGCTCCTTCAGTGCAGGCTAAATCTTTGGTAGCATAGCCAGATTTTGGCAGAGACGAGCTTTTGCACTGAGGAGCCAAAGCCCCAGGTTTTATAACTCTTTTAGGACTCCTCATGGTTACCTTTAATCCTGCATGTTCACAAGCAAAGCAAATCAGAAGTCTTCTTCATGTTACTAACAGAAGGAAATAGTGAAATTGGAATATACTATGTAAGAAATTTTCGGATGTCACATCTAGAAACTATATGCAAGTCACAATCAGAGGAACTGAGATTGCTGACCTGCACAGCTCTGAAAGTGGGTGTCACGAGGTCTTTTGAGCGGTTTCATGGTGAACTTGGTAATGCCTTTTGAACCACTGATATTCTCATCTCCCCCTGTTTCCTCAATCTCTCTTTCCTAAACAAAGAGA
This genomic window from Phragmites australis chromosome 7, lpPhrAust1.1, whole genome shotgun sequence contains:
- the LOC133924681 gene encoding pentatricopeptide repeat-containing protein At1g02150-like, translating into MLLHLVTSSSPLTPARPSPRRPCVAAAAATVRCAASSSAPSPPSSSASSAGQQVAKVHSYGTVDYERRAPLLWGTLYRRIAVGHGGRPVERTLGAWDEGERRLGKWELCCIAKELRNFRRFNLALQVYDWMTQREISALIK